A single Streptomyces sp. 2114.4 DNA region contains:
- the galE gene encoding UDP-glucose 4-epimerase GalE yields the protein MSYLITGGAGYIGAHVVRALREAGESVVVFDDLTTGVAARIPEGVPLVVGSTLDRALLDATLAEHGITDVVHLAAKKQVGESVEMPLHYYRENVHGLQTLLEAMAAGGVGRLVFSSSAAVYGMPDVDLVTEETPCTPINPYGETKLVGEWMARAAGKAHGISTACLRYFNVAGAATPELADTGVFNIVPMVFEKLTEGAAPRIFGDDYDTPDGTCIRDYIHVADLAEAHVSAARKLAEPGPVRDLTLNIGRGEGVSVREMVDLITEITGHAGVTAEVTPRRAGDPARVVAAADRIAAELGWKARHDVRDMITSAWAGWQHHRPQG from the coding sequence ATGTCTTACTTGATCACGGGTGGTGCCGGCTACATCGGCGCCCATGTCGTACGGGCCCTGCGTGAGGCCGGCGAGAGCGTCGTCGTGTTCGACGATCTGACGACGGGTGTGGCCGCCCGGATCCCGGAGGGCGTCCCCCTGGTCGTCGGCTCCACGCTCGACCGCGCGCTGCTCGATGCCACCCTCGCCGAGCACGGCATCACCGACGTGGTGCATCTGGCCGCCAAGAAGCAGGTCGGCGAGTCCGTCGAGATGCCGCTGCACTACTACCGCGAGAACGTGCACGGGCTGCAGACGCTGCTGGAGGCGATGGCCGCGGGCGGTGTCGGCCGGCTGGTGTTCTCCTCCTCGGCGGCGGTCTACGGCATGCCGGATGTCGACCTGGTCACCGAGGAGACGCCCTGCACCCCGATCAACCCGTACGGCGAGACCAAGCTGGTCGGCGAGTGGATGGCGCGTGCGGCGGGGAAGGCGCACGGCATCAGCACGGCCTGTCTGCGCTACTTCAACGTCGCCGGGGCGGCCACCCCCGAGCTGGCGGACACCGGGGTCTTCAACATCGTCCCGATGGTCTTCGAAAAGCTCACCGAGGGTGCGGCGCCGCGGATCTTCGGCGATGACTACGACACCCCCGACGGCACCTGCATCCGCGACTACATCCATGTCGCGGATCTCGCCGAGGCCCATGTGTCGGCGGCCCGCAAGCTCGCCGAGCCGGGTCCGGTGCGCGATCTGACGCTGAACATCGGGCGCGGTGAGGGCGTTTCGGTGCGCGAGATGGTGGATCTGATCACCGAGATCACCGGGCATGCGGGCGTCACCGCCGAGGTCACCCCGCGCCGTGCGGGCGACCCGGCCCGGGTGGTCGCGGCCGCCGACCGGATCGCCGCGGAGCTGGGCTGGAAGGCCCGCCACGACGTGCGCGACATGATCACCTCGGCCTGGGCCGGCTGGCAGCACCACCGTCCGCAGGGCTGA
- a CDS encoding DUF1876 domain-containing protein, whose amino-acid sequence MLQTVVGWHVDMEFEEDTHRTRAAALVRLPDGTEVRAHGYASRHPVDSNQPRVGEEVAGARALNELAMKLLTKAHDEIDEASGRTSHPLT is encoded by the coding sequence ATGCTGCAGACCGTTGTCGGATGGCATGTCGACATGGAATTCGAGGAGGACACCCACCGCACCCGCGCCGCGGCGCTCGTACGGCTCCCCGACGGAACCGAGGTACGGGCCCACGGCTACGCCAGCCGCCACCCCGTCGACTCCAACCAGCCGCGGGTCGGCGAGGAGGTCGCGGGAGCCAGAGCGCTCAACGAACTGGCGATGAAGCTGCTGACCAAGGCGCACGACGAGATCGACGAGGCCTCGGGCCGGACGTCGCACCCGCTGACCTGA
- a CDS encoding glycosyltransferase, with protein MVPVPDDLVATAGDGPDATATPTVSVIVPVHNTRRYLDRSLGSVFAQTLDRRRIEVIAVDDGSTDGSAEWLDEQAALHPHLTVLRQAASGGPGKPRNAGLDRATGDYVFFLDSDDRLAPAALARLVHMAERCGSDVVYGRIAGAEGRSAPVDLRTTSDQVSVFDSPVYWSLAAFKLFRRSFLEEHRLRFVEGRLLAEDLPFGIAALLRARTVSVLADQDCYYLHGRDDDSNASRQDIDWCEYLDYIGTVLDGLAAEVPPGEQRDKLMIRHFHGEILMPFGAAYLARDAADRHAMAAAARPLVERYLTDRVQDALPPRLRLRAHCLRAGLDEALTAVVRADTERQPDPPRLVDGRVYAGYPHFRDPQHPLPDACYDLTDRVVLRQRLIRWGWVGGVLHLRGTAGLPLLGGDTVEVQLQRSGAVHRVPARYADGTWQAAVDPATAADGGPLIDGIWGLKIAVTAHGGPGAEGPAFRREAWLAPEGGANGRECTPRIAGRGPAGPAVAALFLSEPHGHLHLDLDKAGARRPLGGDLRGTAHRTRAGRATLAAHLTLPGCPVDAGLRLVLHDATRTVALPTTVERGADDHYTVRSVLRGGPPGTWRVSLRVTAGPLRSDLPLRTAGGRAGERTPLTLTVPGATLPRRVLRRLRG; from the coding sequence ATGGTGCCCGTTCCTGACGACCTCGTGGCCACGGCCGGTGACGGACCGGATGCCACGGCGACGCCGACCGTCTCCGTGATCGTGCCGGTGCACAACACCCGGCGCTACCTCGACCGCAGCCTCGGCTCGGTCTTCGCGCAGACCCTGGACCGGCGCCGGATCGAGGTGATCGCGGTCGACGACGGCTCCACCGACGGCAGCGCCGAGTGGCTGGACGAACAGGCCGCCCTGCACCCCCACCTGACCGTGCTGCGCCAGGCGGCCTCGGGCGGTCCGGGCAAGCCCCGCAACGCCGGGCTGGACCGTGCCACCGGCGACTACGTCTTCTTCCTCGACTCCGACGACCGGCTCGCCCCCGCGGCGCTGGCCCGGCTCGTCCACATGGCCGAGCGGTGCGGCTCGGACGTCGTCTACGGCCGGATCGCCGGCGCCGAGGGCCGCTCCGCCCCCGTCGACCTGCGCACCACCAGCGACCAGGTCTCCGTCTTCGACTCCCCGGTCTACTGGTCCCTGGCCGCCTTCAAGCTCTTCCGCCGCTCCTTCCTCGAAGAGCACCGGCTGCGTTTCGTCGAGGGCCGGCTGCTGGCCGAGGACCTGCCCTTCGGCATCGCCGCCCTGCTGCGCGCCAGGACCGTCTCCGTCCTCGCCGACCAGGACTGCTACTACCTGCACGGCCGCGACGACGACAGCAACGCCAGCCGCCAGGACATCGACTGGTGCGAATACCTCGACTACATCGGCACCGTCCTCGACGGCCTCGCCGCCGAGGTCCCGCCCGGCGAACAGCGCGACAAACTGATGATCCGGCACTTCCACGGCGAGATACTCATGCCCTTCGGGGCCGCCTACCTCGCCCGCGACGCGGCGGACCGGCACGCGATGGCCGCGGCCGCCCGCCCGCTCGTCGAGCGCTACCTCACCGACCGCGTCCAGGACGCTCTGCCGCCCCGGCTCCGGCTGCGTGCCCACTGCCTGCGCGCCGGGCTCGACGAAGCCCTGACCGCCGTCGTCCGGGCCGACACCGAGCGGCAGCCCGACCCGCCGCGCCTCGTCGACGGCCGCGTCTACGCCGGATACCCCCACTTCCGCGACCCGCAGCACCCCCTCCCCGACGCCTGCTACGACCTCACCGACCGTGTGGTACTGCGCCAGCGCCTGATCCGCTGGGGCTGGGTCGGCGGCGTCCTGCACCTGCGGGGCACCGCCGGCCTGCCCCTGCTCGGCGGCGACACCGTCGAGGTCCAGCTGCAGCGCAGCGGCGCCGTCCACCGCGTCCCGGCGCGGTACGCGGACGGCACCTGGCAGGCCGCCGTCGACCCGGCGACCGCCGCGGACGGCGGGCCGCTGATCGACGGCATCTGGGGCCTCAAGATCGCGGTCACCGCCCACGGCGGACCGGGCGCCGAGGGGCCCGCCTTCCGCCGCGAGGCCTGGCTGGCCCCGGAAGGCGGGGCGAACGGGCGCGAGTGCACACCGCGGATCGCCGGCCGGGGCCCGGCCGGCCCGGCCGTCGCCGCGCTCTTCCTCTCCGAGCCGCACGGCCATCTCCACCTCGACCTGGACAAGGCCGGGGCCCGCCGCCCGCTCGGCGGCGACCTGCGCGGCACCGCGCACCGCACCCGTGCGGGGCGGGCCACCCTCGCCGCGCACCTCACCCTGCCCGGCTGCCCCGTGGACGCCGGGCTGCGGCTGGTCCTCCACGACGCGACCCGCACCGTGGCGCTGCCCACCACGGTCGAACGCGGCGCGGACGACCACTACACCGTGCGCTCCGTGCTGCGCGGCGGCCCCCCGGGCACCTGGCGGGTGTCCCTGCGGGTGACCGCGGGCCCGCTCCGAAGCGACCTGCCCCTCCGGACGGCCGGCGGCCGGGCCGGCGAGCGGACGCCGCTGACGCTCACCGTGCCCGGCGCCACCCTCCCCAGGAGGGTGCTGCGCCGCTTGCGCGGCTGA
- a CDS encoding YfhO family protein → MAPTPATPQEAVRPLEVARPLPVGERPAAADTSLGQRTAPWLAAALSMGAYCLALTLYGSYPFGPRSRAVNDLGNQFVPFHARLWDLLHGTTSGDLFFNWSSGYGVPFLADFFAYLMNPFSWLVGLFPRALADLPVFLVTLFSIGLGAALMTVFLGRLRPGSGPLRALLSVGYGLCAWVLNDGFADPMWMWGLVALPLTGIAADWCLRRTRWVAGTLLVALAWAGNFYTAAMATLAMALVLVVRLLTAPAMPWRARLRALARAASMALTGILLAAPVLTVTLAASRAAQPAPAVSYDDRPPPLDQWAQLLPGGHPGAPVPNISIGVLGLLLVAVFPFVRAVPLRVRVGWCVLAAGVAVSFVQEPTVLLWHGFALPNGSPYRAAFVLSGILVMISWLALAHHPRLRELAAGAAAVALLAWLSRDQGAIGTDTWILVAGGGVPALLGLAVLGRSRTPRTRAAALAALTGTVLLGSAYTALSVTAARGAIAWFQPKITFTGPSLTARDGLLARADWPRSRTDPGPHEFANNDPLLIGGEGGSYYSSFAPAATARTLRGLGAGWYMRGRHTLSFEDPVGRALMGVGSYLSAVPEDRALFTPHPARPAPLLTVRDALPRAAGKETVFARQERVLGAAVYEVPALRPTAGEAPLRDRDGWLLPGARRAGAGAGGGGPKATSAKGGGANGDGAAGAGTTFTVRCTPGSTALWYAPWFSGEVSGLGVRTTGTGSGDVTANPLRILGRVPADGTVAVRFTGHGRQHLPERAIGCLSGRRLTAAVHALRARGPVELTAGGHRLTARLRPGSRGSAVLALPAVPGWGCSVDGGPLHAPYAFGGLLAVPLGQGATRLSCSYLPPGLHTGLAAGGAAALALAGVAASASGRWRLRLTTPRRTHHDKPADL, encoded by the coding sequence GTGGCTCCGACGCCCGCCACCCCACAAGAGGCGGTCCGGCCCCTGGAGGTTGCCCGGCCTCTTCCCGTAGGTGAACGCCCGGCCGCAGCGGACACCTCCCTCGGACAGCGGACGGCACCCTGGCTCGCGGCGGCCCTGTCCATGGGGGCGTACTGCCTCGCGCTCACCCTTTACGGCAGCTACCCCTTCGGCCCGCGCTCACGCGCCGTCAACGACCTGGGCAATCAGTTCGTCCCGTTCCACGCCCGGCTGTGGGACCTGCTGCACGGCACCACCAGCGGCGATCTGTTCTTCAACTGGAGCAGCGGCTACGGCGTGCCGTTCCTCGCCGACTTCTTCGCCTACCTGATGAACCCCTTCTCCTGGCTCGTCGGGCTCTTCCCCCGTGCGCTGGCCGACCTGCCGGTCTTCCTGGTCACCCTGTTCAGCATCGGCCTGGGTGCCGCGTTGATGACCGTCTTCCTCGGGCGGCTGCGGCCGGGCTCCGGTCCGCTGCGGGCGCTGCTGTCGGTGGGGTACGGGCTGTGCGCCTGGGTGCTGAACGACGGTTTCGCCGACCCGATGTGGATGTGGGGCCTGGTGGCGCTGCCCCTGACCGGGATCGCCGCGGACTGGTGTCTGCGCCGCACCCGCTGGGTGGCGGGCACGCTGCTGGTCGCCCTCGCCTGGGCGGGCAACTTCTACACGGCCGCGATGGCGACCCTGGCGATGGCACTGGTGCTGGTGGTGCGGCTGCTGACGGCCCCCGCGATGCCGTGGCGCGCGAGGCTGCGGGCGCTGGCCCGCGCGGCCTCGATGGCGCTGACCGGCATTCTGCTCGCCGCGCCCGTGCTGACGGTCACCCTGGCGGCCAGCCGGGCCGCCCAGCCCGCGCCCGCGGTGTCCTACGACGACCGGCCGCCGCCGCTCGACCAGTGGGCACAGTTACTGCCGGGCGGCCACCCGGGGGCGCCGGTCCCCAACATCTCCATCGGAGTCCTCGGGCTGCTGCTGGTGGCCGTCTTCCCGTTCGTGCGGGCCGTGCCGCTGCGGGTGCGCGTGGGCTGGTGCGTCCTGGCGGCGGGCGTCGCCGTCTCCTTCGTCCAGGAGCCGACGGTCCTGCTGTGGCACGGTTTCGCGCTGCCCAACGGCAGTCCGTACCGCGCCGCCTTCGTGCTCAGCGGCATCCTCGTGATGATCTCCTGGCTGGCGCTGGCGCACCACCCGCGCCTGCGCGAACTGGCCGCGGGCGCCGCGGCGGTCGCGCTGCTCGCGTGGCTCAGCCGCGACCAGGGCGCCATCGGCACCGACACCTGGATCCTGGTGGCCGGCGGCGGTGTGCCGGCCCTCCTGGGGCTGGCCGTGCTCGGCAGGTCGCGCACCCCCCGCACCCGGGCCGCCGCCCTCGCCGCGCTGACCGGCACGGTCCTGCTGGGCTCGGCGTACACGGCGCTGTCGGTGACCGCGGCACGGGGCGCGATCGCCTGGTTCCAGCCCAAGATCACGTTCACCGGCCCGTCGCTGACCGCCCGGGACGGGCTGCTGGCCCGCGCCGACTGGCCGCGCAGCCGCACCGACCCGGGCCCGCACGAGTTCGCCAACAACGACCCGCTGCTGATCGGCGGCGAGGGCGGCTCGTACTACAGCAGCTTCGCGCCCGCGGCCACCGCCCGCACCCTGCGGGGCCTGGGCGCCGGCTGGTACATGAGGGGCCGTCACACCCTCAGTTTCGAGGACCCGGTGGGCCGGGCGCTCATGGGCGTCGGCAGCTATCTCTCCGCGGTGCCGGAGGACCGCGCCCTGTTCACCCCGCATCCGGCGCGTCCGGCCCCGCTGCTGACCGTACGGGACGCCCTGCCGCGCGCCGCCGGCAAGGAGACCGTCTTCGCGCGTCAGGAGCGGGTGCTGGGCGCCGCCGTGTACGAGGTGCCGGCCCTGAGGCCCACCGCGGGCGAGGCCCCGCTGCGCGACCGTGACGGCTGGCTGCTGCCCGGCGCGCGACGGGCGGGCGCGGGAGCGGGCGGCGGGGGCCCGAAGGCCACGAGCGCGAAGGGCGGGGGCGCGAACGGCGACGGCGCGGCCGGCGCCGGAACCACCTTCACCGTGCGGTGCACGCCGGGCAGCACCGCCCTGTGGTACGCCCCCTGGTTCTCCGGGGAGGTCAGCGGCCTGGGCGTGCGCACGACGGGGACGGGCAGCGGGGACGTCACCGCGAATCCGCTGCGGATCCTGGGCCGGGTGCCGGCGGACGGCACGGTGGCGGTGCGCTTCACCGGTCACGGGCGGCAGCACCTCCCGGAACGGGCGATCGGCTGCCTGTCCGGGCGACGGCTGACGGCGGCGGTGCACGCGCTGCGCGCCCGCGGCCCGGTGGAACTGACCGCCGGCGGCCACCGGCTGACGGCCCGGCTGCGTCCGGGCAGCAGGGGCAGTGCGGTGCTGGCGCTGCCCGCCGTCCCGGGCTGGGGCTGTTCGGTGGACGGCGGACCGCTGCACGCGCCGTACGCGTTCGGCGGTCTGCTGGCCGTCCCGCTGGGCCAGGGCGCCACCCGGCTGTCGTGCTCCTACCTGCCGCCGGGCCTGCACACGGGGCTTGCGGCCGGCGGCGCGGCGGCGCTGGCGCTGGCCGGGGTGGCGGCGAGCGCCAGCGGCCGGTGGCGCCTCCGCCTCACCACGCCACGCCGGACACACCATGACAAACCAGCAGATTTGTAG
- a CDS encoding glycosyltransferase family 2 protein: MKLSIVVPCYNEEAVLSRFDETVRAVLAGLAVEYELWYVDDGSADGTLARLRGLAQQHRGTTHYLSFSRNFGKEPAILAGLRAATGDAVILMDADLQHPPGLIETMLDLYQLGHDQVVAKRSRTGDGRLRTALSRLYYRAVNKWVDVELTDGVGDFRLLSRKAVDALLSLPEYNRFSKGLFSWIGFDTVTFDYRNAAREAGETKWRLGSLVNYGIDGMLSFNCHPLRRALYAGLGLASLAALYTLWIVGAALVGGVTAPGYVTLVAIVVGLGGLQMVMLGLIGEYIGRIYYEAKGRPHFLVKESSAAVPAAAPVPGPADSATAGARAR, translated from the coding sequence ATGAAGCTCTCCATCGTCGTCCCCTGCTACAACGAAGAGGCCGTCCTGAGCCGTTTCGACGAGACGGTCCGCGCGGTCCTCGCCGGGCTCGCCGTCGAGTACGAGCTGTGGTACGTCGACGACGGCAGCGCCGACGGCACCCTGGCCCGGCTGCGGGGTCTGGCCCAGCAGCACCGCGGTACCACCCACTACCTCTCCTTCAGCCGTAACTTCGGCAAGGAGCCCGCCATACTGGCCGGCCTGCGGGCGGCGACCGGCGACGCGGTGATCCTCATGGACGCCGATCTGCAGCATCCGCCCGGCCTGATTGAGACGATGCTCGACCTCTACCAGCTCGGCCACGACCAGGTCGTCGCCAAGCGCAGCCGGACCGGCGACGGGCGGCTGCGGACGGCGCTGAGCAGGCTCTACTACCGCGCCGTCAACAAGTGGGTCGATGTCGAACTCACCGACGGGGTGGGCGACTTCCGGCTGCTGTCGCGCAAGGCGGTGGACGCGCTGCTCTCGCTGCCGGAGTACAACCGCTTCTCCAAGGGCCTGTTCTCCTGGATCGGCTTCGACACCGTCACCTTCGACTACCGCAATGCCGCCCGGGAGGCCGGCGAGACGAAGTGGCGCCTCGGCTCGCTGGTCAACTACGGCATCGACGGCATGCTCTCCTTCAACTGCCACCCCCTGCGGCGGGCCCTCTACGCCGGGCTCGGCCTGGCCTCGCTCGCCGCCCTCTACACCCTGTGGATCGTCGGCGCGGCCCTCGTCGGCGGCGTCACCGCGCCGGGGTATGTGACGCTGGTGGCCATCGTGGTGGGCCTGGGCGGGCTGCAGATGGTGATGCTCGGGCTGATCGGCGAGTACATCGGGCGGATCTACTACGAGGCCAAGGGGCGGCCGCACTTCCTGGTCAAGGAGAGCAGCGCCGCCGTTCCCGCCGCGGCGCCCGTCCCCGGTCCGGCGGACTCCGCCACCGCCGGTGCGCGGGCCCGCTGA
- a CDS encoding GtrA family protein → MRASPTSGRPGGRIVRFAAVGGVNTLTFSACYLALHHLLPYFAAYTAAFVASMTGSFFLHTYVTYRTRPTWTKFLLFPLTQVTNYGVQSAGLVALVGWCRLSTTVAPLVAALCALPFSYLLSRRILRPPARTGRRTRAERSARTGSATPAGPTPQPGPTVRAEPPPARAGGPA, encoded by the coding sequence ATGCGCGCTTCGCCGACGTCCGGCCGCCCCGGGGGCCGGATCGTGCGCTTCGCCGCCGTCGGCGGGGTCAACACCCTGACGTTCTCCGCCTGTTACCTGGCGCTGCACCACCTGCTGCCGTACTTCGCGGCCTACACCGCCGCCTTCGTGGCGAGCATGACCGGCTCGTTCTTCCTGCACACCTACGTCACCTACCGCACCCGCCCGACCTGGACGAAGTTTCTGCTCTTCCCGCTGACCCAGGTCACCAACTACGGGGTGCAGAGCGCGGGCCTGGTGGCGCTGGTGGGCTGGTGCCGGCTGAGCACCACGGTGGCGCCGCTGGTGGCGGCGCTGTGCGCGCTCCCCTTCAGCTACCTTCTCTCCCGCCGCATCCTGCGCCCGCCCGCCCGGACCGGGCGCCGCACCCGGGCGGAGCGCTCCGCCCGGACCGGCTCCGCCACCCCGGCCGGTCCCACCCCTCAGCCCGGTCCCACCGTTCGGGCCGAACCGCCGCCCGCCCGCGCCGGCGGACCCGCCTGA
- a CDS encoding PIG-L family deacetylase, translated as MLAATAGVGVWARLSDDGAPTAGPEGSGRPLTDPADQSFLQIIAHADDGLYFMNPDLEQSLRSGARSVTVCLTGGEADGRNVSPRAHDAARAPQDRAAFSRARANGLRAAHAAMVTGDPAARWDVAALSLLPGFEVEIQTLRAAPQHQLIFVGLVEARAVWQARARSLRGLWLGATGTLPTLRPAGTPVQRRFHYTRDQVIQTLVAVLDRAAPTVVRTLDPNAVHSPERPPATADHDPRLAGLRYYDHQDHTASAHFAEAALTAYGGRGRPAIVENYLGYEDGVLPHDLDLAAARRKARLLSVYGWADHRACGDPAGCGDRKVGGSALDGSSRNWTRSTRLRAPGSNAWLRPAADGRLTAFAVLGGAAYCWAETRPGSGSFGAPVPVGGALLQGQIQVVRRPGGALQLFAFRTVLPGRNAAHRRELLTAPQTGTTADGVPVFARWESLGSPDPDPVRSLETGFPAAVAGPDGTVHVFVRTWDGNVAHRGGPHGRHFSPWQRLEGPVSTLTTAPRIIDGLDACVDSEGLIHLAAPTAGTVQHWVSKEPGHLPRPAAATGLPQPGGPVSLVPVADGAVRAVFRRSVTAQVLIAERQRMVGAWRVSARCPAVGGYGRVAAAPVGSGGRMVLAARDDAGEVRMAMAQDGAGPWQRGRVAHTAAAGVAQDAVGRAVVVALGLDGRLYTARQTSVGPSVRFGGWRAQAGPPARAGGGSARTVGPG; from the coding sequence GTGCTCGCCGCGACGGCGGGCGTGGGCGTCTGGGCCCGGCTGTCGGACGACGGCGCCCCGACGGCCGGCCCTGAGGGCTCCGGGCGGCCGCTGACGGATCCGGCGGACCAGTCCTTCCTGCAGATCATCGCGCATGCCGATGACGGTCTGTACTTCATGAACCCCGATCTGGAGCAGTCGCTGCGCAGCGGGGCGCGCTCGGTCACCGTCTGCCTCACCGGCGGCGAGGCGGACGGCCGTAACGTCAGCCCGCGTGCCCACGACGCCGCCCGGGCTCCCCAGGACCGGGCCGCCTTCTCCCGGGCGCGGGCCAACGGCCTGCGCGCCGCCCATGCCGCGATGGTCACCGGCGACCCGGCCGCCCGCTGGGACGTCGCGGCGCTCTCCCTGCTCCCCGGCTTCGAGGTGGAGATCCAGACGCTGCGCGCCGCCCCGCAGCACCAGCTGATCTTCGTGGGGCTGGTGGAGGCCAGGGCCGTCTGGCAGGCCCGGGCGAGGAGCCTGCGCGGGCTGTGGCTGGGCGCCACCGGCACCCTCCCCACGCTGCGCCCCGCCGGAACCCCCGTGCAGCGGCGCTTCCACTACACCCGCGACCAGGTCATCCAGACCCTGGTGGCGGTGCTCGACCGGGCCGCGCCCACGGTCGTGCGCACCCTGGACCCGAACGCGGTGCACTCCCCGGAGCGGCCGCCGGCCACCGCGGACCACGACCCCCGCCTGGCCGGGCTGCGCTACTACGACCACCAGGACCACACCGCCTCCGCCCACTTCGCCGAGGCCGCGCTGACCGCGTACGGGGGCCGCGGCCGTCCGGCGATCGTGGAGAACTACCTCGGCTACGAGGACGGGGTGCTGCCCCACGACCTCGACCTCGCCGCCGCCCGCCGCAAGGCCCGGCTGCTGTCGGTCTATGGCTGGGCCGACCACCGCGCCTGCGGCGACCCGGCGGGCTGCGGGGACCGCAAGGTGGGCGGCTCGGCGCTGGACGGCAGCTCCCGCAACTGGACCCGCAGCACCCGGCTGCGCGCACCCGGCTCCAACGCCTGGCTGCGCCCGGCCGCGGACGGCCGCCTCACCGCCTTCGCGGTGCTGGGCGGGGCGGCGTACTGCTGGGCGGAGACCCGTCCGGGCAGCGGGAGCTTCGGCGCGCCGGTGCCGGTCGGCGGTGCGCTGCTGCAGGGGCAGATCCAGGTCGTGCGCCGCCCCGGCGGTGCGCTCCAGCTGTTCGCCTTCCGCACCGTGCTGCCGGGCCGCAACGCCGCCCACCGCCGCGAGCTGCTGACCGCACCGCAGACCGGCACCACCGCGGACGGCGTGCCCGTCTTCGCGCGCTGGGAGTCGCTGGGCTCGCCGGATCCGGACCCGGTCCGGTCGCTGGAGACCGGCTTCCCGGCGGCGGTGGCCGGCCCGGACGGCACGGTGCATGTCTTCGTCCGCACCTGGGACGGCAATGTCGCCCACCGCGGCGGCCCGCACGGCAGGCACTTCTCGCCGTGGCAGCGGCTGGAGGGGCCGGTCAGCACGCTGACGACCGCACCGCGGATCATCGACGGGCTGGATGCCTGCGTGGACTCCGAGGGGCTGATCCATCTGGCCGCGCCGACCGCCGGGACCGTGCAGCACTGGGTGTCGAAGGAGCCGGGGCACCTCCCCCGGCCGGCCGCGGCCACCGGGCTGCCGCAGCCAGGCGGCCCGGTCAGCCTCGTCCCGGTGGCCGACGGCGCGGTGCGGGCCGTCTTCCGGCGCTCGGTCACCGCCCAGGTCCTGATCGCCGAGCGGCAGCGGATGGTGGGCGCCTGGCGGGTCTCGGCGCGCTGCCCGGCGGTCGGCGGCTACGGGCGGGTGGCGGCGGCGCCGGTCGGCAGCGGCGGCCGGATGGTGCTCGCGGCGCGCGATGACGCAGGTGAGGTACGGATGGCGATGGCCCAGGACGGCGCAGGGCCCTGGCAGCGGGGCCGGGTGGCGCATACGGCGGCGGCCGGCGTCGCCCAGGACGCCGTGGGGCGGGCGGTGGTGGTCGCGCTGGGCCTCGACGGCAGGCTGTACACGGCGCGCCAGACGTCGGTCGGGCCGTCGGTGCGGTTCGGGGGCTGGCGGGCTCAGGCGGGTCCGCCGGCGCGGGCGGGCGGCGGTTCGGCCCGAACGGTGGGACCGGGCTGA
- a CDS encoding TetR/AcrR family transcriptional regulator gives MAPDGSGNQSAAARRTPAGAAVLREDKTEAIRAAVFEELAAVGFARMSIEGIARRAGVGKTAVYRRWRSKLHLVLDVVSAVAAAGMPTPDTGSLAGDVRMLLEVAARALRHPMASQIIPDLLAEAARSPELAGALKAALHDSQEGVATAMVARAVERGEIPAGADGRLALDLLTGPLYWRLLVVRDEVPKGYLDALAASVVAALGAE, from the coding sequence ATGGCACCAGACGGCAGCGGGAACCAGTCCGCGGCGGCGCGCCGGACCCCGGCAGGCGCCGCCGTACTACGCGAGGACAAGACCGAGGCGATCCGTGCCGCGGTCTTCGAGGAGCTTGCCGCGGTGGGCTTCGCCCGGATGTCGATCGAGGGCATCGCACGGCGGGCGGGCGTGGGCAAGACCGCCGTCTACCGGCGGTGGCGCTCCAAGCTGCACCTCGTGCTCGATGTGGTCTCCGCGGTGGCCGCGGCGGGGATGCCGACGCCGGACACCGGCTCGCTGGCCGGCGACGTACGGATGCTGCTGGAGGTCGCGGCCCGCGCGCTGCGGCACCCGATGGCCTCGCAGATCATTCCGGACCTGCTGGCGGAGGCGGCCCGCAGCCCCGAGCTGGCGGGTGCGCTCAAGGCCGCGCTCCACGACAGTCAGGAGGGCGTCGCCACGGCGATGGTGGCGCGTGCCGTCGAACGCGGGGAGATCCCGGCCGGAGCGGACGGCCGGCTGGCCCTGGATCTGCTGACCGGGCCGCTGTACTGGCGGCTGCTGGTCGTCCGCGACGAGGTGCCCAAGGGGTATCTCGACGCGCTGGCGGCCTCGGTGGTGGCGGCGCTCGGGGCGGAGTGA